The following DNA comes from Candidatus Thermoplasmatota archaeon.
GAATGCAGAATTTATCGATGAAAGAGGGTGGTCAACATTGTTTTATGGGTATGCCTCCGCTGTGTATTGCAAGCAGTTCTCATAACTATTAAAATACCGTTATCGTTATAAACATCTACTGTATTTTCTTTTAGCGTAATATTTTCAATTGGGGAGGAAAAATAGTATGTTTAGTGCTAAGGTAAAATCAGATGTGCTTAAAGGGATAATTGATGTGACGTCTCCATTGGTGAATGAAGTTAAATTTAATATAACACCAAAAGGTATTTCGCTACGGGCTGTTGACCCGGCTCATGTGGCGATGGTTGATCTTGAGGTGGAGAGTAAGGCTTTTGAAGAGTTTAAGGCAGATAATATGGAGCTTGGCATAGATATTGATAAACTTAGTAGTATTATGCGTCTTTCAGGATCTGATGATGTGGTTCAGCTTGACTATGATGAGGAATCAAATCGTTTGATTATAAAGATTGGTAACCTTGTTAGGAGAATGGGGTTGATTGATACAGCTGGTATGCCTGATCCTAAGATGCCGAATATAAGTTTACCAGCTAAGGTAGTTATCAAGGCATCTGAGCTTAATCAGGGTGTACGTGCATCTGAGGCTGTATCAGATCATCTTGCACTTACAGTGAATAAGGATAATTTTGAGTTGTATGCTGAGGGGGATACAGACACGGTTAATTTAAAACTGCCGAAGGATCTTTTAATTGAGTTAAATGCATCTAGTAGATGTAAAAGCTTGTTTTCCATTGATTACTTTAGTAACATGATAAAATCTGTTAAAGGAGAAGATCCTGTAACTATACTTCTTGGTAACGACAACCCAATTAGGGTTGAGTTTAACATAGCTGATAACAAAGGGCATGTTACGTATCTGCTTGCACCTCGTATAGAATCTGAATAAAACAATATTGTTTTGGGGCGTAATAGCATAGTAAGAGGTAGTAAGCGGAGAAGGTACATCGGATTTGTGGTAAAATCTGGACGTGACAGTTTTACTGAATCTGATTTAGT
Coding sequences within:
- the pcn gene encoding proliferating cell nuclear antigen (pcna); this translates as MFSAKVKSDVLKGIIDVTSPLVNEVKFNITPKGISLRAVDPAHVAMVDLEVESKAFEEFKADNMELGIDIDKLSSIMRLSGSDDVVQLDYDEESNRLIIKIGNLVRRMGLIDTAGMPDPKMPNISLPAKVVIKASELNQGVRASEAVSDHLALTVNKDNFELYAEGDTDTVNLKLPKDLLIELNASSRCKSLFSIDYFSNMIKSVKGEDPVTILLGNDNPIRVEFNIADNKGHVTYLLAPRIESE